A DNA window from Caretta caretta isolate rCarCar2 chromosome 7, rCarCar1.hap1, whole genome shotgun sequence contains the following coding sequences:
- the CCNJ gene encoding cyclin-J isoform X1, with protein sequence MELEGQWWKGQLAADIHQALRYKELKLPSYKGQSPQLNLRRYFADLIAIVSNRFRLCPAARHLAVYLLDLFMDRYDISIQQLHVVALSCLLLASKFEEKEDSVPKLEQLNSLGCMTNMNLVLTKQNLLHMELLLLETFQWNLCLPTAAHFIEYYLSIAVHETDLHDGWPMVSLEKTKLYMAKYADYFLEVSLQDHAFLNYAPSLVATACVAASRIILRLSPTWPTRLHRLTAYSWDFLVPCIERLLIAHDNDVKEANKQKGQHAQPAQHSAFPTQSPTPQQAHVQQHVSQYLQAHQAPLQYHQQTSQQQNCQQMVSTSHTSSYPLQSCPAGLQSSVQTRGQMQTGASMSLAVPIEVKPCISVSYNRSYQINGRYPCITPCFER encoded by the exons ATGGAGCTGGAGGGGCAGTGGTGGAAAGGACAGCTGGCTGCCGACATCCACCAAGCGCTTCGCTACAAG GAGCTGAAGCTTCCCTCCTACAAAGGCCAGTCTCCCCAGTTAAATCTGAGAAGATACTTTGCAGACCTGATTGCCATTGTGAGCAATCGTTTCAGACTCTGTCCCGCTGCACGACATCTTGCTGTCTATCTACTGGACCTCTTCATGGACCGCTATGATATATCCATTCAGCAGCTACATGTGGTTGCTCTTTCCTGTTTACTTTTAGCAA gTAAATTTGAAGAAAAGGAAGACAGCGTCCCTAAGCTCGAACAATTGAACAGCTTGGGTTGTATGACTAACATGAATCTGGTATTAACAAAACAGAACTTGCTACACATGGAGCTGTTGTTGCTAGAAACATTTCAGTGGAACTTGTGTCTCCCAACTGCTGCTCACTTCATTGAATATTACCTTTCTATTGCTGTCCATGAGACAGATCTCCACGATGGCTGGCCAATGGTTTCCTTAGAGAAGACCAAGTTATACATGGCAAAATATGCTGATTATTTTCTGGAAGTATCTCTGCAAG ATCATGCATTTTTAAATTATGCTCCTTCGTTAGTGGCTACTGCATGTGTGGCGGCTTCAAGGATTATCCTACGTCTCTCTCCAACGTGGCCAACTCGACTGCATCGTCTTACTGCATACTCCTGGGACTTCCTCGTTCCGTGTATTGAACGACTATTAAT TGCACATGATAATGACGTAAAAGAAGCAAACAAGCAAAAAGGACAACATGCCCAGCCTGCACAACACAGTGCGTTTCCCACCCAGAGTCCCACTCCACAGCAGGCTCATGTTCAACAACATGTATCACAGTATCTCCAGGCCCATCAAGCTCCATTACAGTATCACCAGCAAACCTCACAACAGCAAAACTGTCAGCAGATGGTGTCAACTAGTCACACATCCTCTTACCCACTGCAGTCTTGCCCCGCTGGCTTACAATCCAGCGTTCAGACTCGAGGTCAGATGCAGACTGGTGCTAGTATGTCACTAGCAGTTCCAATAGAAGTGAAGCCATGTATAAGTGTCTCGTACAACCGGAGTTACCAGATCAATGGACGGTATCCTTGTATTACTCCCTGCTTTGAGAGGTGA
- the CCNJ gene encoding cyclin-J isoform X2 yields MELEGQWWKGQLAADIHQALRYKELKLPSYKGQSPQLNLRRYFADLIAIVSNRFRLCPAARHLAVYLLDLFMDRYDISIQQLHVVALSCLLLASKFEEKEDSVPKLEQLNSLGCMTNMNLVLTKQNLLHMELLLLETFQWNLCLPTAAHFIEYYLSIAVHETDLHDGWPMVSLEKTKLYMAKYADYFLEVSLQVATACVAASRIILRLSPTWPTRLHRLTAYSWDFLVPCIERLLIAHDNDVKEANKQKGQHAQPAQHSAFPTQSPTPQQAHVQQHVSQYLQAHQAPLQYHQQTSQQQNCQQMVSTSHTSSYPLQSCPAGLQSSVQTRGQMQTGASMSLAVPIEVKPCISVSYNRSYQINGRYPCITPCFER; encoded by the exons ATGGAGCTGGAGGGGCAGTGGTGGAAAGGACAGCTGGCTGCCGACATCCACCAAGCGCTTCGCTACAAG GAGCTGAAGCTTCCCTCCTACAAAGGCCAGTCTCCCCAGTTAAATCTGAGAAGATACTTTGCAGACCTGATTGCCATTGTGAGCAATCGTTTCAGACTCTGTCCCGCTGCACGACATCTTGCTGTCTATCTACTGGACCTCTTCATGGACCGCTATGATATATCCATTCAGCAGCTACATGTGGTTGCTCTTTCCTGTTTACTTTTAGCAA gTAAATTTGAAGAAAAGGAAGACAGCGTCCCTAAGCTCGAACAATTGAACAGCTTGGGTTGTATGACTAACATGAATCTGGTATTAACAAAACAGAACTTGCTACACATGGAGCTGTTGTTGCTAGAAACATTTCAGTGGAACTTGTGTCTCCCAACTGCTGCTCACTTCATTGAATATTACCTTTCTATTGCTGTCCATGAGACAGATCTCCACGATGGCTGGCCAATGGTTTCCTTAGAGAAGACCAAGTTATACATGGCAAAATATGCTGATTATTTTCTGGAAGTATCTCTGCAAG TGGCTACTGCATGTGTGGCGGCTTCAAGGATTATCCTACGTCTCTCTCCAACGTGGCCAACTCGACTGCATCGTCTTACTGCATACTCCTGGGACTTCCTCGTTCCGTGTATTGAACGACTATTAAT TGCACATGATAATGACGTAAAAGAAGCAAACAAGCAAAAAGGACAACATGCCCAGCCTGCACAACACAGTGCGTTTCCCACCCAGAGTCCCACTCCACAGCAGGCTCATGTTCAACAACATGTATCACAGTATCTCCAGGCCCATCAAGCTCCATTACAGTATCACCAGCAAACCTCACAACAGCAAAACTGTCAGCAGATGGTGTCAACTAGTCACACATCCTCTTACCCACTGCAGTCTTGCCCCGCTGGCTTACAATCCAGCGTTCAGACTCGAGGTCAGATGCAGACTGGTGCTAGTATGTCACTAGCAGTTCCAATAGAAGTGAAGCCATGTATAAGTGTCTCGTACAACCGGAGTTACCAGATCAATGGACGGTATCCTTGTATTACTCCCTGCTTTGAGAGGTGA